Proteins encoded together in one Streptomyces asoensis window:
- a CDS encoding ferric reductase-like transmembrane domain-containing protein: MNPRSANSSLPKPGRSVYGMATAVVLVLIPVVVLVGGDQFQAFLNFGAGVLSLVCLTCSVIWGLVAQDRLILNTRQRILAQGVHRVTAVGSIAFLVVHITVKLALEHTVLIAALIPFSLGVKGSAGLIGLGSLAALLMIFVGITGALRNQFAAPAEVAARWRAMHMLAYPALCAALIHGLFAGRAAKPFFMVSYELCLAGVMAALALRAAPRPFKRKVADRITSILGTQDRSAMDGLDASRARMNETGSSALPGYEGRSGRSSLTDTMSSTRMSPPSSPLYDTPAPAAPEPANGFAAAYRAVNTPQRGQQQPYAADQTARMNLPFDVQATEAIPRVDSGMSTSGNWPIPSPPPVGEAPPSAYDPLQDTGFNIPVYDNSGTPGYGARDVYNTGETNPPYGAYNQNDTYNSGPANEQTPGTSYDTPGSGEPWNTPSGGYR; encoded by the coding sequence ATGAACCCTCGTTCTGCTAACAGCTCGCTTCCCAAGCCCGGCCGGTCGGTCTACGGGATGGCGACGGCTGTCGTCCTGGTCCTCATACCCGTGGTCGTGCTGGTCGGCGGCGACCAGTTCCAGGCATTCCTCAACTTCGGTGCGGGCGTGCTGTCGCTGGTATGCCTGACCTGCTCGGTCATCTGGGGCCTCGTCGCCCAGGACCGGCTCATCCTCAACACCCGCCAGCGGATCCTCGCCCAGGGCGTCCACCGGGTGACCGCCGTCGGCTCCATCGCGTTCCTCGTGGTGCACATCACCGTCAAACTGGCGCTGGAACACACCGTCCTGATCGCCGCGCTGATCCCGTTCAGCCTGGGCGTCAAGGGCAGTGCCGGACTCATCGGCCTCGGCTCCCTGGCCGCCCTGCTCATGATCTTCGTCGGCATCACCGGCGCGCTGCGCAACCAGTTCGCCGCGCCGGCCGAGGTGGCCGCCCGCTGGCGCGCGATGCACATGCTCGCCTACCCCGCCCTGTGCGCGGCCCTGATCCACGGCCTGTTCGCTGGTCGCGCGGCCAAGCCGTTCTTCATGGTCTCCTACGAGCTGTGCCTGGCCGGGGTCATGGCCGCCCTCGCGCTGCGCGCCGCCCCCCGCCCGTTCAAGCGCAAGGTCGCCGACCGCATCACCTCGATCCTGGGCACCCAGGACCGCTCCGCCATGGACGGCCTCGACGCCTCACGCGCGCGTATGAACGAGACCGGGTCGTCCGCCCTGCCCGGTTACGAGGGCCGCTCGGGCCGCTCCTCGCTGACCGACACGATGAGCTCCACCCGGATGTCGCCGCCGTCGTCGCCGCTGTACGACACCCCGGCGCCCGCCGCCCCGGAGCCCGCGAACGGCTTCGCCGCCGCCTACCGCGCCGTCAACACGCCGCAGCGCGGCCAGCAGCAGCCCTACGCCGCCGACCAGACGGCGCGGATGAACCTCCCCTTCGACGTCCAGGCCACCGAGGCCATCCCGCGCGTGGACAGCGGCATGAGCACCTCGGGCAACTGGCCGATCCCGTCGCCGCCGCCGGTCGGCGAGGCCCCGCCCTCGGCCTACGACCCGTTGCAGGACACGGGATTCAACATCCCGGTCTATGACAATTCAGGCACTCCCGGGTATGGCGCACGTGATGTGTACAACACCGGTGAGACGAACCCCCCGTACGGCGCGTACAACCAGAACGACACGTACAACAGCGGTCCCGCCAATGAACAGACGCCCGGCACGTCGTACGACACGCCGGGTTCGGGCGAACCTTGGAACACGCCTTCCGGAGGCTATAGGTGA